The following DNA comes from Gloeocapsopsis sp. IPPAS B-1203.
GGCAGATAGAGCAATTTGATCGGTTGAGAGAGTATTTACGAGCATTTCCTAACCTTGAACTGGCGATCAAAGATTATGAGTTGGCTGCTGAGTTTTACAACACCTGCCGTCGCAATGGGATTCAGGGAAGCAACACAGACTTTTTGATTTGTGCAGTTGCTCACCGTCGCGGTTACAGCATTTTGACGACAGATGGTGATTTTGCGTTGTTTGGTGAACATCTTCCGATTACTTTATGGCAGTAAGCAATAAATCAGGCAATAGTTTTTGCGTCATTGGCATAGGCGATCGCCCATATAGTCCTCTCCACCACTTCAACAATGCGATCGCACTTTGAAAGGTAAACGTGCGTTAGCAAAGCTTACCGGAGGTATCGCGTAGCCTGTAAATTCGCACAACGTCTTGAAGAGGGATGCGATCTGCTTGCAGCAGCGCTAACGCCTCCGGCTTCGCTTCGCTGGCGCTATCGCATAGCGTGTGCGAAGTCAGGAAAATGTAGGATAGAAGTAA
Coding sequences within:
- a CDS encoding PIN domain-containing protein, translated to MKVVVDTSVWSLALRRNRTLEESPQILRLRELIADDRVALLGVIRQEVLSGIRQIEQFDRLREYLRAFPNLELAIKDYELAAEFYNTCRRNGIQGSNTDFLICAVAHRRGYSILTTDGDFALFGEHLPITLWQ